The window CTTCTGACCGTGGTGGTTCGGAACGTCATGGCTTCGATCGGCGCGATCGTGGCGGGTCCGATCGCTCGGGTTCTGATCGTGCTGGTTTCGAGCGGGACGGTGTCGACCGCCGTGGGGCCGAAAGGGGCGAGTCCGGCGGGTTCCGGAGAGGTGGCGGCGAAAGCCGTGGTTCGGACAATCGCGGCTCGGACAGCCGCGGTGGGTTCGATGATCGGCGGCGCGGAGGCGAGGGGGCTCGCAGTGCGGGCGGCCGCTCGCTGGATCGGCGTCCGCCCAGGCCGGAGGAACCCGACCTGCCCGATGACGTCGAGGCCTCGGATCTCGACATGGCGGTGCGGCGCGACCTGCTGAGCCTGGACAAGGGCAATGCCGAGACCGTGGCGCGGCATCTGGTGATGGCCGTGCGGCTCGTCGACGACGATCCGAGCCTGGCACTGGCGCACGCTCGGGCGGCACGGCAGCGTGCGGGCCGGATCGCGGTGGTGCGTGAGACCGCCGGTGTGGTCGCGTATCACGCGGGTGAGTGGGCCGAAGCGTTGTCCGAGCTGCGCACCGCGCGCCGGATGTCGGGTGGCGCCGGGCTGCTCGCGGTGATGGCGGATTGCGAACGCGGCCTCGGCCGTCCCGAGCGTGCCATCGAGCTGGGCCGCAGCGACGAGGCGCGGGCGCTCACCGGGGACGAGGCCAGCGAACTGCGCATCGTCGTCTCGGGCGCTCGCATGGACCTCGGTCAGTACGACCAAGCCGTGGTGACCCTGCAAACCGCCGACCTGGATCCGGAGCGGACCGGCTCCGCCGCGGCCCGTCTCTTCTACGCCTACGCCGACGCACTGGTGGCTGCGGGCCGCACCGCCGAGGGGCTGGAGTGGTTCCTCAACGCCGCCTCCGCCGATCTGGACGGCGAGACCGATGCCGAGGATCGTGCGGCCGAGCTGACCGGCGGCGAGTAGCGGGGAGTCACCGGCGTCGCTTCGCCGCGCCGGATCCGGACGGCAGTGCTGAGGCCGCACTCGTCCGACGAGCCGTGTGAGGCTACACCAGCCTTCGAGCCGAGCATGTCCGGACGGGCGCGCTGCCTGTGCGGACCGGACCTGCATGCGGCCGGGCGATTGCGCTGAGTTCGGGGCGCTTCGGCGGGGTCGAGCAAGCGCATGGGTCTGGAGGTCCTTCAGCAGGGCAGGTCCGGGACGCCGACCCATGGTGCGGGTACGCCGGGCGTCGTACCGCGCCGCCGGGTGTCCGCTCGGGAGAGCGCTGCGCATCCGGCCGGCTCGTCGAGGAGGGCGATGCCCCTCGCCGAGGTCGTCGGTGGGCTGACGTAATGTCGAGTGACGCCGAAGCGGATGCCGGGACACGACGATCCCGGTGCGGGAAGCGAACGAAGTGGGAGTGGTGTGAAGCGGTTACGAGATCGCTACGAGGCGTTGCTGCTCGACCTGGACGGCACGCTGTACCGGGGCGCGGCGGTGATCGACGGAGCGCCCCAGGCGCTGGCGGGCACACAGGGCTCGGCGCAGCGGCTCGCCTACGTGACGAACAACGCCAGTCGTGGGCCCGAGACGGTGGCCGCGCATCTGGCCGAACTCGGTTACCCGGCCACACCGGACGATGTGGTCACCAGCGCGCAGGCCGCCGTCCGGCTGCTCGCCGAGAAGCTCACTCCCGGCGCCGCGGTGCTCGTCGTCGGCTCCGAGGACCTGGCGGCCGAGGTCGCGACGGCCGGGCTGACGCCGGTCCGGCGCTATGACGGGGAGATGCCCGCGGCGGTCGTGCAGGGGCATTCGCCGGATACGGCGTGGGCCGATCTGGCCGAGGCCGCCTATGCGCTGCGGGCGGGTGCGCTGTGGGTGGCCGCCAACACCGACAAGACCTTGCCGAACGAGCGGGGCCTGGCGCCAGGCAACGGCGCGATGGTGGCCGCCTTACGCGCGGCATCCGATCTGGAGCCGGTGGTGGCGGGCAAGCCGTTCGCGCCGCTGCTCGACGACGCTGTCGCCCGCGTCGGCACCAGGGCCGCGTTGGTGGTGGGCGACCGGCTCGACACCGATATCGAGGGTGCCGACCGGGTGGCCCTGGACTCGCTGCTGGTGCTGACCGGCGTGAGCACCCTGGACGAATTGGCCGCGGCCGGTTCGCGGCGGATACCGACGTACGTCGCGCACAGCCTGGACGCGTTGAACCATCCGCCGGTGGACACCGACACGGACCTCGACCTCGCCGAGCGGTTGCGTCGGCACCCCGGTAGGGCGGTGACGGTTCGCGCGTCCCGTTCGGAAATCCGATAGCGTTGGCACCACGATGACTACTCCGCACACAGCGCCCCGGCCGGGTGTTCCGTTGCCGGGACAGCACATGCCCGGCGCCCATGGGCAGCTGGAACCGGCCGACCCGGATCGCATCCGCGCCGAGATCGACGAACTGCTGTCCGAACTCGACGCCGGCGGCGGTCACTCGGGTCCGGCGGAGAGCGCCGAGGCGGGTGTGGACATCACTCGGCGCGCGCGCATCCTGGAACAGGCACACGACGTGCTGGTCCAGGCCCTGGCCACGGTGGACAAGATCTGAGGTGGCCAGGCGTGCGCGAGTGGACGCCGAGCTGGTTCGTCGCGGATTGGCCCGATCGCGTGAGCACGCGGTGGAGCTGATCGGCGCGGGCCGCGTCCTGATAGCCGGAACAGTGGCGACGAAGCCCGCCACCGCCGTGGAAGCGGGCACTCCGCTGGTGGTGCGTGAGCAACCCGACGAGGTGCAATGGGCCTCGCGTGGCGCGCACAAATTGCTGGGCGCGCTGGAGCGGTTCGAACCCGAGGGCCTGTCGGTGGCGGGGAAGCGCTGCCTGGACGCGGGCGCCTCGACAGGTGGTTTCACCGATGTGCTGCTCAGTCGTCAGGCCCGTGAGGTGGTCGCGGTCGATGTCGGTTACGGCCAGCTGGTGTGGCGGCTGCGCAATGACGATCGGGTGCGGGTGTTCGACCGCACCAATGTGCGCTCTCTGACGCCGGAGGCGATCGACGGCACGGTCGAATTGGTGGTCGGGGACTTGTCGTTCATCTCCCTCGCCTTGGTGCTGCCCGCGCTCGCGGCGTGTTCGGCCGACGGCGCCGACCTGCTGCCGATGGTGAAACCCCAGTTCGAGGTCGGCAAGGACCGGGTGGGTTCCGGCGGCGTGGTGCGTGATGCGCGATTGCGCGCCGAAGCGGTGTGCGAGGTCGCCGCGGCCGCCGCCGAACACGGCCTGCGGACCCTCGGTGTGGTGGCCAGTCCGCTGCCGGGGCCGTCCGGGAACGTCGAGTACTTCCTGTGGCTGCGCAAGATCGGCACCGGCGGGGTCGACTACGACGGCGACCAGGTGCGTGAGCTCGTCACGCGAGCGGTCGAGGAGGGCCCGCAATGACCGAGCGGGGCACCGGCCGGGAGATCCTGTTGATCGCGCATCCGGGGCGCGCGGAGATCGTGGAGACCGCGCACCGGGTGGCCAAGATCTGTGCCGGTGCCGGAATCGGGCTACGGGTGCTCGACGACGAAGCGGGCAGCACCCGCTTCGACAACGCGGAGCAGGATTCGGTGGCGGCGGTCGTGCCGGGTGATGACGCGGTGCGGGTGGTCTCCCACGGTCCGGGGGCCGCGGTGGGCTGCGAAATGGTCCTGGCGCTCGGCGGTGACGGCACCTTCCTGCGAGCCGCCGAATTGGCCAGGCCCGCGTCGGTGCCCGTGCTGGGGATCAATCTGGGCCGCATCGGTTTCCTGACCGAAGCCGAGGCCGAACATCTCGACGAGGCGCTGGGGCAAGTGGTGCGCCGCGACTACCGGGTCGAGGACCGGATGACCATCGACGTGTCGGTGCGGGTGGACGACGAGATCGTCGCGTCCGGCTGGGCGTTGAACGAGGCCAGTATCGAGAATGCCACGCGCATGGGCGTTCTCGAGGTGGTACTCGAGGTGGACGGCAGGCCGGTGTCTTCCTTCGGTTGTGACGGAATCCTCATTTCGACACCGACCGGTTCGACGGCGTATGCCTTTTCGGCCGGCGGTCCGGTGGTGTGGCCGGAACTCGAAGCGCTGCTGGTGATTCCGAGCAATGCGCACGCGCTGTTCGCGCGCCCGCTGGTGACCAGTCCCGAGTCGCGGATCGCGGTCGAGGCGGTCGCGACCGGCCACGATGCGATA is drawn from Nocardia higoensis and contains these coding sequences:
- a CDS encoding HAD-IIA family hydrolase, which codes for MKRLRDRYEALLLDLDGTLYRGAAVIDGAPQALAGTQGSAQRLAYVTNNASRGPETVAAHLAELGYPATPDDVVTSAQAAVRLLAEKLTPGAAVLVVGSEDLAAEVATAGLTPVRRYDGEMPAAVVQGHSPDTAWADLAEAAYALRAGALWVAANTDKTLPNERGLAPGNGAMVAALRAASDLEPVVAGKPFAPLLDDAVARVGTRAALVVGDRLDTDIEGADRVALDSLLVLTGVSTLDELAAAGSRRIPTYVAHSLDALNHPPVDTDTDLDLAERLRRHPGRAVTVRASRSEIR
- a CDS encoding TlyA family RNA methyltransferase, coding for MARRARVDAELVRRGLARSREHAVELIGAGRVLIAGTVATKPATAVEAGTPLVVREQPDEVQWASRGAHKLLGALERFEPEGLSVAGKRCLDAGASTGGFTDVLLSRQAREVVAVDVGYGQLVWRLRNDDRVRVFDRTNVRSLTPEAIDGTVELVVGDLSFISLALVLPALAACSADGADLLPMVKPQFEVGKDRVGSGGVVRDARLRAEAVCEVAAAAAEHGLRTLGVVASPLPGPSGNVEYFLWLRKIGTGGVDYDGDQVRELVTRAVEEGPQ
- a CDS encoding NAD kinase gives rise to the protein MTERGTGREILLIAHPGRAEIVETAHRVAKICAGAGIGLRVLDDEAGSTRFDNAEQDSVAAVVPGDDAVRVVSHGPGAAVGCEMVLALGGDGTFLRAAELARPASVPVLGINLGRIGFLTEAEAEHLDEALGQVVRRDYRVEDRMTIDVSVRVDDEIVASGWALNEASIENATRMGVLEVVLEVDGRPVSSFGCDGILISTPTGSTAYAFSAGGPVVWPELEALLVIPSNAHALFARPLVTSPESRIAVEAVATGHDAIVFLDGRRTMALPRGGRLEAVRGSEPVRWVRLDSAPFADRMVRKFQLPVTGWRGRRRTESTRADRDQD